ACACCCCCTTTTATCAACGTGAAGCCCTGCCAATTAACCAATGCATTCAAGGACCCGCCGTTATTTTAGAAAGTACCGGCACAACGGTGATTGAACCGCAGTGGTCAGTGATGTTGCGGGCGGATAATAATTTAGTACTAGACTATTGCGCGGAAGTTGTAGAGGCGGATTCGGACGTTATGAACGAAACCCTATGCCGCATGGATGCGGCGTTGGAGCGTACAGGGATGTATTCACAGCGTGTTTCGGCAGTAACGCCCGAAGCAAGCCAGACCACCGCAAATCCCATTCAACTCGAAATCTTCAATAACCTGTTTATGTCGATTGCCGAGCAAATGGGCTTTGTCTTAGAGCAAACTGCTGTTTCGGTCAACATAAAGGAGCGTTTGGATTTTTCCTGTGCGATGTTTGACCCCGCTGGTAATTTGGTGGCCAACGCGCCGCACATGCCTGTGCATTTGGGCAGTATGAGCGAAAGTATTAAAGCTATTATTCATGCTAATCAAGGGCAAATGCAGGCAGGTGACGCTTATGTATTAAACGATCCGTATCACGGCGGTACGCATTTACCCGATGTTACTGTCATTAAGCCTGTATTTGACGATAACACCCAACAAATTATTTTTTATGTTGCGACACGCGGGCATCATGCCGATATTGGCGGTATTACGCCCGGTTCGATTCCACCCCAAAGCCAGCGTATTGAAGAAGAAGGTATTTTATTAACTAATATTCAACTGGTGGAACAAGGACAGTTTCAAGAAGCTAAATTACGCGATTTGCTTAATCAACCGCCTTATCCAGCCCGCAATATTGATTACAACATTGCTGATTTAAAGGCGCAGTTAGCTGCTTGTAGGCGCGGCGAGCTTGAATTGAAACGCTTAATTCAGCAAATGGGTTTAAGCACGGTACAAGCTTATATGCGGCATGTGCAAGATAATGCAGAGGAGTCCGTACGGCGCGTTATTAGTCAGTTAAGCAATGCTGCGTTTACGTATGCAATGGATGATGGCAGTCAAATCTGCGTCAAGTTAACAGTCGATCAAGCACAGCGTTACGCGACTTTAGATTTTACAGGCACAAGTCCACAACATCCGCATAACTTAAACGCCCCCACCGCCATTACACGGGCGGCGGTGTTATATGTGTTTCGGTGTTTAGTGCAAGACAATATTCCGCTGAATGAAGGTTGCCTTAAACCCTTAACGCTTATAATTCCGGACGGTTCAATGTTGAATCCATGTTATCCGGCGGCAGTTGTAGCAGGCAATGTGGAAACATCGCAATACATTGTGGATTGTCTGTTTGGTGCGTTGGGCATCATGGGCGCAGCGCAAGGTACTATGAATAATGTGACTTGGGGTAATGAGCGTTATCAGTATTATGAAACCTTGTGTGGCGGTGCAGGTGCTACGGCACAAGCCAATGGTGCAAGTGCTGTTCATACCCATATGACCAATTCACGTTTAACCGACCCCGAAATTTTAGAAACACGTTTTCCCGTGCGTTTAGAAGAATTCAGCATTCGTCCTCATTCCGGTGGGCAGGGACGCTATCAAGGCGGTAATGGTATTGTGCGTAAAACTCGCTTTTTAGAACCCATGACAGTGAGTATTGTATCGGGGCATCGACGCATTGCCCCTTACGGTATGGCAGGCGGTCAAGCGGGGTTAGTGGGGCAAAATGCACTGCAACGTGCTAATGGCAGTTATGAAGTTTTGGCAGGAATTAGCCAAGTTCACGTAGAAGTTGGTGATATCTTGAGCATTACTACACCCGGTGGCGGTGGCTTTGCCGATTATCTGAACACAGACCAAGCGTGATGAGCCGCTTATCTTAAAAAATGCTACTTTGCTCTAGATTATTGTTACTTTAACACCTGTATAGATCGCAACAGCTATGCATTTCTGAGTGACCGTTAAGCCCAGTGGGCAACTCTAAGGCGGCGAATAGCTTTAAATAAAATAAAGGCTATGCCGCCTTGTTTTTCTCGGAATTTTAAAGACTTCCTAATACATTCCAGCGGACAAGCGTTGACATTTTTTATCTACCTCGCCATGCTTGCTTAACAAAAAAATAAGCACGCGTGTTGCTATACAAGGATGCTAACGACTTGATGCGCCTAGATACTATTTACACCGTCAACACACCCGAGGGTATTGCTTTACAACTTACCCCCGCAGGCCCTGTTCCACGCTTTTTAGCTTGGATAGTCGATTTATTACTACGCACTGGCATTGTCTTGGTTTTATTAATTGGCTTGAGTTTAGCACTCGGCAATACTGGGCGCGGCATTGCGCTAATTTTTGCGTTTTTCTTAGAATGGTTTTATCCGGTGTATTTTGAATTGCGTAAACAAGGGCAAACACCGGGTAAGAAAATGATGAATTTATATGTTGCGCATACGGATGCCAGCCCAGTGTCTACGTCTGCGTCTATTATTCGCAATTTATTACGCGCTGTGGATTTCTTACCGCTTATGTACGGCTTCGGCTTAGCCAGCATGTTATTAAACAAGCGTTTCCAGCGCTTAGGTGATCTAGCGGCGAATACGGTGGTGTTATATAAGCCCGAACCGATGCGTTTAGTCAGTCAATTAGAGGTTGATGCAATCCGCCCCAGCACGCCGTTAACCTTAGCTGAGCATCAAGCGATTATGTTATTTGCGCAGCGTAAGCAAAGCTTAACGCCCGAACGCTTAGAAGAATTAGCACAACTTACCGGACCTTTAGTCACACAACAGACACCAGCAACCCCATATTTATTAAGCATTGCACAATGGTTAATGGGTGGTAAACGATGAAACAAGAGCAATTTATCCAACATTATCAAGCCTTGTGGCAACAATTAGAAGCGTGGTTGGATTATCAAGTTACCACTAAAACGGAACGTGCTCGTTTAAAATTAGAAGAGCCAACCTTGGATTTTCCACAAACGTATCGGCAAGTTTGTCATCACCTGGCATTAGCGCAGTCCCGTTTATATAGCCCTGCCCTGATTGAGCGCCTCAATCAATTGGTAATTCGTGGGCATAATGTGCTGTATAGCTCACGCTTACATTTCTTACATGGGCTTGCCGAATTTTATTTACGCACCTTGCCACAGCAAGTACGCCGTTCGTATAAAGCGGTATTGCTGTCTGCTTTATTATTTTTTGGTAGCTTTGGTGGCATGCTTGCCGCGATTCAAATCAAACCCGAATTGGTTTATGCCGTCGTAGATCCCGGTACGGTTGCCACAATGGAAAGCATGTATGAACCTTCGCGTACCAACCGTTTAGGACGTGAACGGGAAGCCGATAGCGATGTGCTAATGTTTGGGCATTATATTCGTAATAATACTGGGATTGGTTTTCAGTGTTTTGCAGGCGGTATTTTATACGGCATTGGCAGTCTCTTTTTTCTCTTATTTAACGGTTTATATATAGGGGCCATTGCCGGGCATTTAACGCAGATCGGTTATATTGAAAGCTTTTGGGGCTTTGTTGCTGGGCATAGCGCATTTGAATTAACAGCCATTGTTTTATCTGGGGCAGCCGGATTTTTATTAGGCAAAGCTCTAATTATGCCGGGGCGTAAATCACGCGCATTAGCCTTACGTGATGAAAGCCATAACGCCATTTTAATTGTGTATGGTGCAATGACCTTATTCATTATGGCGGCTTTCATTGAAGCATTTTGGTCATCACAAATGTGGATACCCCTAACTATTAAATACGGTGTAGGTATTGGTCTATGGCTTTTAACCCTTGCCTATTTTATGTTAATGGGACGCAATAGCGCTCAGTATGAGGTTAGTCATGCGGCTTGATGATATTACGACTAATATTCGCCTACGTAATGCATGGGAAGCCATCGACCTCGGCTTTGCAATGGTGCAGTATTATTGGAAAGCCGTTTATCCTGCTTGGACATTGTTATTATTTAGCTTTGCCTTCACACTTTGGTTTTTAACCCCTGATGATTATAAAACTTATGTCTTTTTTGTATTATGGTGGTTAAAACCCTTATATGATCGTATTTTGCTTTTTATCTTTAGCCAACAATTATTCAATCAGCCGCTGAGTACTGCGGATGTGGTTTCAGCCTTACCTAGGTTAATTACTAAAACCGGATTATTTCAAGCCTTAACGTTTCGGCGGTTTTCCTTATCGCGTGGTTTAAATCTACCGATTTGGCAATTAGAACAATTACGCGGCAAAGCAAGGCGCGAACGGCAAAAATTATTACATCTACAAGCACATTCACAAGCGGTATGGTTAACCATTGCCTGTTCGCATTTTGAATATATTTTTCTATTTAGCTTATATCTTTTAATTATATTAATCGACCCTACAGATAAACTTTGGGAAATTCTAAAAAGCCCTTTTGATGAATTCGCTGATGAACCTGTTAAATACTGGGGTGAATTCATTTATACCTTTACCTATCTGCTAATCTATTGGATTGTTGAACCTTTATATATGGCAGGTAGTTTTAGTTTATATCTAAATCGTCGTACTCAATTAGAAGCTTGGGATATTGAATTAGCATTTAGAAGTTTAGCAGATCGCTTACGCGGTATTAGTTATCACACTTTTACTGGGTTAGTTGCACTGAGCGTCGGCGTAAGTATCTTTTATACCCAACCCGTTTTCGCAGACGAAGCAACGCAACCCGAAGCGAAGGGAGAATATCTGGCTAACGAACGTTTATCTGCTTCCGCTGCTGCTGAACAAATTAAAGCAGTCATGCAATTAGATGAATTCCAAAAAGTACGTAAACAACAAGAATGGCAAGCGAAACATAAACAAGAAGATGAGCCGTTTCAAACCTCTGATAGCCTGTTTCATTTTGGGCAGGACTTTCAAGTCTTAGTTGCGCTAATTGTGCGTACCTTATTATGGATAGCCTTAATTGTTTTAGCGGTATTGTTATTTGTATATCGCCATAAAATTATGGCAATGCTCAAACCCAATCGGCTTAAACCCGCAACTGCGCCACCTCCCGATGTTTTATTTGGTATGGATATTCGCCCCGAATCCCTGCCAGATGATATTGCGGGGGCAAGCCGGGCGCTGTGGGAACAAAGGCATTATCGTGAAGCCCTGAGCTTATTATACCGTGGTGCATTAATGCGTTTAACGCGTCATGATTTATTAGCTATTCAAAGCAGCCATACTGAAGGCGATATTTTACAGTTAGCCAAACAGCAATTAACCGGACAGCGTTTAGCATGGTTAACCGCTGTGACTTTAGCGTGGCAAGAAATTGCTTATGCTCATCGTTGCCCTAATGATGCACGTATTTACCCTTTATTCCAAGACTGGGCTTTGTTTGCGTCGCCTGAACCTAGCGTAGCGGAGCAAGCGACATGAATAATTTTCAGAAAGTATTTTTTGCCGCTGTTAGTATTTTATTTTTAATCGGCGGCACGTTGTGGTTTCACAATAACTATGAACTAAAAGACATTGAAGAATATACCGGCTTTCGTGGTGAAGCAAGAAGCAATCATTTATTTGCGGCGCGTGTTTTCTTAAAACGCATGGGAATTCCAGCAGAAAAAAAAGACGGTTTATTTAAACTACCCAGTACCGATAGCGTTATTTTAATTGATACAGAACGGGCTACTTTGCCACAAAAAACCCTAGATGAATTAATGCGATGGGTGAAAAGGGGTGGGCATCTAATTATTCGCGCTAGAACCCCCGACTTTGAAAGTACCGATGCAAACGAAGACTCCACTAATAGTGAAGGTAAAGCAGATAAAGCTAAGAAAAATGAGGTAACCCTATTACCCAACTTCAAACCTGATTTTTTTGAAAAAGCCTTAGGTATTCGTTTATTTTCTTCTGTTACTATAGATGAAGAAGAATTACCTATCAAAGTACAGTTACCTGAGCGTAAACAAGCCTTAGATCTGGATTTAGATTTCTTTTACCCGTTGCAAGCTAGCCACAAAGCAGATTATCAACAAGCTTATAAGAAAAAAGTATTTTGGCATGAAGAACGGGTCGAAAATGGGCGAATTAGTTTACTCGCCAGCTTAGATTTTTTAGGTAATAGTGCATTAGATAAGGCTGATCATGCTGAATTATTATGGTATTTAGTGCATCGGCAGCATGAACAGCCACAAGCGGTTTGGCTTATTCACCAAGATGACATGCCACCGTTGTGGCAATTATTATGGAAGCACGCTTGGCCATTCGTCATTGCTGTTTTACTACTAGTTCCCTTAACTATTTGGGCATACAGCCCACGCTTTGGCCCGTCACAACCCACACCGCCCCCGCACCGTCGGCGCATTTTAGAACACATTGAAGCCAGTGGTTTATTTATGTGGAAACGCTTTACGCAGCAACACGATACCCATTATCAAGCGTTTGCTGATGCTGTAAAACAATTATCCCGTTCAAGGAACACTAATGAACTCTAATACGTTAACGCTTGAACAAGCTAATCATTTAATTGGGCAAATTCGCACAGAAGTTGGCAAGGCTTTAATTGGGCAAGCTCCGGTTATTCATGAAACCTTAGTTGCTTTATTAGCGGGTGGGCATGTACTGATTGAAGGTGTGCCCGGTTTGGGCAAGACCTTATTAGTACGCGCTTTAGCCAAAACCATTAATGGGCAATTTGCGCGTATTCAATTCACACCGGATTTAATGCCAGCGGATATTAGTGGGCATGTCATGTTGGATATGCAAAATCAGACTTTTAATGTACGCAAAGGTCCGGTCTTTACCCATTTATTGCTGGCGGATGAAATCAACCGCGCCCCCGCTAAAACGCAATCGGCTTTGTTAGAAGTCATGCAAGAACAACAGGTTACCATTGAGGGTAAATCCTACTCTGTACCCTTACCGTTTATGACCTTGGCGACGCAAAACCCCTTAGAGCAGGAAGGCACGTATCCGTTACCCGAAGCGCAGCTCGACCGTTTTCTATTAAAAGTTTATATCGACTACCCTTCCATTAGCGAAGAAACCGATATGGTTGCGGTTGTGACTAATAATCAGATTGGTGACCGCTTCAATTTAAACAATCTGCAAACCATTGCTAATCCAGAACAGGTATTAGCCATGCAAGCGGTCGCCGCTAATATCGGGGTTGATCAAGCTGTGATTGATTATGCCGTGCGGATTACCCGTGCTACCCGTCAATGGCAAGGTATTCGTGTGGGTGCAGGCCCGCGCGGCAGTATTGCCTTAATTCGGGCGGCGCGGGCCAATGCTTTATTAGCCGGGCGTGATTTTGTGCATCCCGATGATATTAAAGCCATTAGCTTGCCTGTGTTACGCCATCGGATTTCCTTAGCACCTGAAATGGAATTAGAAGGCTTTAATGCTGACCAAATCCTAAGCGCGATTTTGGAAAAGACGGAAGCCCCGCGCAAATGATTATCCCAGCGCGTCGTTTATTCTATTTAGTGGGACTTAATGCAGGGTTAGGCTTAGTAGCCAGTGTTTATCCAGAGGCTTTACCGTTTTGGTACGGTGTAGCGGGCTTTAGTGTATTGCTAAGTCTGATAGATGCAATTAGCGTAGTCCGAGAACCTGCGATTGAAGCACAACGTTTTGTACCGCATTCGTTGCCACTGGGTATTAAGCGGGTAATTCGTTTGCATTTAGTCAACCACAGCAAACGTAGACTCGATTTACAACTGTTTGATCATTATCCCTTGGAAGTTACCGCCACGGGTTTTCCATTAGCGGTAAGTTTAAACCCGCAACAATTTGTCGACGCGTATTATGAAATCACGGCGATTGAACGCGGCAAGCTGAGTTTCCCCACCTTACAAATGCGGGTATTGTCACCGCAAAAACTCTGGTGGCACGACCGTAAATTGGCGCTGTTATCCGAAGTGAAGGTGTATCCCAACTTTGCAGCGGTTGCGCAATACGCCTTACTAGCCGTGGATAATCATCTCAGCCATTTAGGTATTATGAAAAAGCGCCGACGCGGCGAAGGTCAAGATTTTCACCAGTTACGCGAATATCGCGAAGGCGACAGTTTACGGCAAATCGACTGGAAAGCCTCGGCACGCATGCGCAAACCCATCTCGCGTGAATACCAAGATGAACGCGATCAAGAAATCATTTTTATGCTGGATTGCGGTCATCGCATGTTGGCAAAAGATGATGCACTTTCGCATTTTGATCACACCTTAAACGCTATTTTATTAGTCACCTATGTAGCGCTTAAACAAGGGGATGCGGTAGGTTTAGGTACGTTTGCCGGTACAAGCCGTTGGTTGCCTGCACACAAGGGTATGCATAATGTGCAACATATGCTGAATACTTTGTACGATATTCAACCCACGACGCAAGCGCCAGATTACGCACAAGCAGCCACTGAGCTATTAGTACGCCAAAAAAAGCGGTCGTTAGTCATTTTATTAACGAATTTGCGCGACGAAGATTTAGATGACTTATTGCCTGCGGTGCATTTATTGCGCAAGCGTCACTTGGTTCTATTAGCCAGTATGCGGGAGCAAGCCATTGATAATGCGCTAGAAAATCCGTTAGACACCACGGAAGATGTGTTGAAGCGCGCAGCACTAGAACACTATATCAAACAGCGCGAATTGTCTTTAGAACGGATTCGCGCTGCGGGGATTCGCTGTTTGGATGTCTCGCCACCCCACTTATCAGTGCAACTGATTAATCAGTATTTAGACATCAAACGTAGCGGTTTATTGTAACGTCAACTTAAGCGGCAATTTTATCGCCCGCAACGGTGCGCACGGTAGGATATAAATGTTCTACCTCGTCTTCAATCCGACGCAAAACCAACGCAAACATTTCGCGGGTTTCATTCACAAATTTCGGATGGTCATTAATGCGCAATTCTTTATTTTTACACCAATGCTTCAAGTATTGGCTAAAGACACGTTTAATTTCGCCCGAACCGGCGAGGAATTTATTTGCCGTATTACGCACTTCTGAATTTGAATAGACTAGTAACGGCTGATACAACTCGCGCTCTTCCATTTCCAAATGTTCACGCACTTTATCAACATATGTAAAAAATAGATCACAAGTAACTTGTGTATCACATAATGCGCGATCCGTAATCAGATAATCTAACACATTGGATAACTCGGTAATTTTGTGATTTTGTTGGTTCAATAAACTCATGGATAACATTGCTTTACCTCCTGTGGCGAACTATTAATGATAAAGCCTTTTAAATGCAGTGGATAGCAGTCCCTGACCAAATACCTTACAAAAATGCCTAGTATTGACGCAAATCAAGCTATAATCGTGAACCGTATGGGTTCTCAATACGTCATAACACTCTATCGCCAGAACTCACCCATTGACACGGTCGACTACCATCATAGCCTGAGTCTATTGTTTAAACTGGCGTAGGGTATGATTCATCTATCTATACATTAAATTTTTAATTGATACAGGAGTACGCTAAATGAGTTTTTTAAGTGAATTTAAAGAATTCGCAATGAAGGGCAATGTTGTTGATTTGGCTGTGGGTGTAATTATCGGCGGTGCATTTGGCAAAATCGTCTCTTCTTTAGTCGAAGATGTCATTATGCCTATTTTTGGTGTAGCCGTCGGTGGGGTAAATTTCACAGACTTAGCGATTACCTTACAAGCGGCACACGGTGATACTCCCGCAGTCGTTTTAAAATATGGCGTATTCCTGCAATCGGTTTTCAACTTCCTTATTATTGCGTTCTCGATCTTTGTAGTGATCAAACTAATGAACAAAATGAAACGTAAAGAAGAAGCATTGCCAGACCCTGTTGTTCCGCCCACTAAAGAAGAAGTTTTATTGACTGAGATTCGCGATATTTTAAGAACCAAATAATTAAATTCGCAGTCTCCTAAATAGGAAGAAGTGGCATACACTTCTTCTTAAACTACCCCACTGGAGACACATATGCCCCCCATTTACTCCGCTGACCGCCGCCAATTTCTTAAACAAACCTTAGCCGTTCTTGCCAGTACTAGTGGGCTTTATAGCCTTAGTTCTATAGGGCTAGCTGAAAACTTGCCTAATAATGCCAATGTGCGTTTTCTAACACGTAATGACAAAGACTATTTAAAGCACCGTCAAATTTTTAATAAGCGCATTACGGCGATGCCCAAAGTAATTGCCGTTTGCGCTAATGAACAAGGCGTACAAGCTGCGATTAATTATGCAAAATCCCAACAATTACAAGTCGCTATAAAAAGTGGTGGGCATAGTTTTGAAGGCTTTTCCACGAATGATAATGGGTTAATGTTGGATTTATCCGCCATGAATACGATGCGCTATGATAAAGCTAACCAACATTTAGTGATTCAACCCGGAGCAAAATTAGGTAAGGTCTATGAATATCTGAATCAATACGGACGTTTAATTCCAGCCGGTTCGTGTGCAGGTGTTGGCGTAGCAGGTTTAACCTTAGGCGGTGGTTATGGTTTTTTTGGACGGCAATTAGGTTTAACCTGTGATAGTTTATTGCGAGTCAAATTAGTCGATGGGCAAGGCAATCTACACGATTCCACTAATGAACCGGATTTATTATGGGCTTGTAAAGGCGGCGGTAATGGCAATTTTGGGGTAGTAACAGAGCTCGAATTTATAACGCACCCTGCTCCCAAAACTTTTAGCAGCTACCGCTATAAATACCGTAACTTAAACGCTAGCAAAGCGGTAAGCTTAGCCGAACGCTGGTTTAAACTCATGGCAAGTTTACCTAATACTGCCTATTCATCATGGGTTTTAAACGGTAAAAATCTCACCATTTTATTAACCGATACAGCTCCTACTGCAAATGCAGCACTCAAAGCAATATTAACCGCCTTAAGTAAAGATGCTAGTGACATTATGTCACCTCGCAAAGATGTATTTTTGGCCGGTATTCAGCGTTATCGTGGCGGTACTGACCCTATTTATTTCAAAAATGTATCAGCGGGGTATTATGCTGATTACACCAGTATTCAAACGGCGCTACCTGAAGTATGTCAAAAAATTATTAGCTCTAAATTAACTACCTTATTACAAATCAATACATTAGGTGGCATGATTAATAATAGCGAGCAAGAATCGAAAGCGGCTTATCCGCATCGCCAATATGCCTTTTTAGGTGAACTGCAAACCTATTACGATAAAGCCAGCCAAACACCAATAGCCGAAAGTATTGTTACGGAGATTCAAAGCTTATTTAGAAAAGTGGGGATCAATGCACATTATCGCAACTACCCTGATATAGGTATTAAAGAATGGCAAAAGGCGTATTACGGTAATAATTACCTTAAATTACAAGGCTTGAAGCGCAAGTGGGATCCACAAGATAGAATTCATCACCCGCAAAGTGTCAGGCTCTAAGTTTTAAAGTACGCAGTTGATTGACAGGTTTATAGGGGTAAATTACGATACTTGCGCAATTGATGGGCAATTAATTCTTTTCGCTTGGGTTTATCCCTTCAAGCTTTCTAATAATCTTTATAAAATCTAACTTCAGGAGCAAGGTAATGAAACAATTAACAATGGGGGCTACTGTTTTATTAGTAGCAGCAAGCTTATTAAGCGCTTGTGGTGATGAGAAAAAAGAAACCACTACCAAAGTTGAAGTTACCACTACAACTAGCCAAGAGGGTATGAGTGGTATGTCCGGTATGAGCGGCATGTCGGGTATGGCAGCCCAAGAAGGTATGAGCGGTATGTCCGGTATGGCGGCTCAAGAAGGCATGAGCGGTATGTCCGGTATGGCGGCTCAAGAAGGCATGAGTGGCATGTCGGGTATGAGCGGTATGTCTGGCATGGCAGCTCAAGAAGGTATGAGCGGTATGTCTGGCATGGCAGCTCAAGAAGGCATGAGCGGTATGTCCGGTATGACGGCAGATGCTGCACCTGCTGGTAAAGTAGATGGTGAAAAAGTTTATAAAGCGCTGTGCTTTAGTTGTCATGATATGGGTATTGCAGGTGCACCTAAATTAGGCGACAAAACCGAGTGGGATCCACGCATTGCTAAAGGTATGGATGCACTTTATACCTCAGCTTTAAAAGGCAAAAACGACGTTCCGGGTAAAGTAATGCCAGCTAAAGGCGGCAACCCGGCGTTATCAGATGATGAAGTCAAAGCGTCAGTTGATTTCATGGTAAGCAAAGCAAAATAATGGCAACTTCGCTTCGTTGAATAAAAAGCTCCTATGGGAGCTTTTTTCGTTTTTGGCTCTCTCGCAAATAACACTGACAATTTGTCATATAAACACGTGACAGTTTGTCACCGATTAAAACCTTGTAAAAATAGTCAAAATTATAAAAAAACCTATCCTTTTGATTTTATATAAAAATATCTATTGGCACAGCTTATGCTATAGAGCACTCAGTGCGTAATGCAGGTTTGCTGAATTTGATTTACTGATCAACATGTATTCTAGCTATTCTCCAAGATTAGGACACCCTTAGAACACTTAAATCGCCCGTTGGTTGAGCGTTTCAAACCAGCAGACTGCATACGCCTTCCATTTCTCTATTAAAAACACTAACGCAAGCCTTAGGTTAGTTAAATAAATTTACGATCAATTCGGGAGACACTACATGCAATCATTAGTAAAAAAATCTTTAGCAATAATCGTTGGCGCTTTATTACTTGCCCCTGCTGTCATGGCTGAAGGCATGAGTGGCATGTCCGGTATGGGTGGTATGAGCGGCATGTCTGGCATGGGCGGTATGAGCGGCATGTCTGGCATGGGCGGTATGAGCGGTATGTCTGGCATGGGCGGTATGAGCGGTATGTCTGGCATGGGCGGTATGAGCGGTATGTCTGGCATGGGCGGTATGAGCGGCATGTCTGGCAATAAAGTTTGTACTAAATGGGCACCTGCTCAATCTGGCATGAGCGGGATGTCTGGCATGGGTGGTATGAGCGGCATGTCTGGCATGGGCGGCATGAACGGTATGTCTGGCATGGGCGGTATGAGCGGCATGTCTGGCATGGGCGGCATGAGCGGTATGTCTGGCATGGGCGGCATGGGCGGTATGTCTGGCATGGGCGGTATGAGCGGCATGTCTGGCATGGGTGGCATGAGCGGTATGTCTGGCATGGGTGGTATGAGCGGTATGTCTGGCATGGGCGGCATGAGCGGTATGTCTGGCATGGGCGGCATGAGCGGTATGTCTAGCATGGGCGGCATGTCTGGTAATATGGTTTGTGTTGAGTGGTCTGATGCTCAATCCGGTATGAGCGGTATGTCTGGTATGGGCGGTATGAGCGGCATGTCTGGCATGAGCGGCATGTCTGGCATGGGCGGTATGAGCGGCATGTCTGGCATGGGCGGTATGAGCGGCATGTCTGGCATGGGCGGTATGAGCGG
This DNA window, taken from Candidatus Thiocaldithrix dubininis, encodes the following:
- a CDS encoding c-type cytochrome, with protein sequence MKQLTMGATVLLVAASLLSACGDEKKETTTKVEVTTTTSQEGMSGMSGMSGMSGMAAQEGMSGMSGMAAQEGMSGMSGMAAQEGMSGMSGMSGMSGMAAQEGMSGMSGMAAQEGMSGMSGMTADAAPAGKVDGEKVYKALCFSCHDMGIAGAPKLGDKTEWDPRIAKGMDALYTSALKGKNDVPGKVMPAKGGNPALSDDEVKASVDFMVSKAK